A part of Nesterenkonia lutea genomic DNA contains:
- a CDS encoding alpha-ketoacid dehydrogenase subunit beta: MATDTTTAPAGAETATKPTTFAAALNTAMSDAMEREDSVCVFGEDVGTLGGVFRITDGLTQRFGKGRCFDTPLAESGIAGMAMGMAMNGMRPVIEMQFDAFAYPALEQIFSHVAKTANRSRGRVRLPMVIRIPYGGGVGGVEHHCDSSEAYYAHTPGLKIYTPATVTDAYLMLREAIDSPDPVVFFEPKKLYWTKETVDLSALRTQYESSAADTAAPAAGVGAEGRAVVAREGTDVSFISYGPSVSTALKAADAAAEDGISAEVLDLRSIVPFDDAALAATVEKTGRAIVIAEAQGFVSVASEIVARIQERSFHSLCSPVKRVTGFDIPYPSPKLEEHHLPSVDRILDALDELQWED, from the coding sequence ATGGCCACCGACACCACCACCGCGCCAGCCGGCGCTGAAACCGCCACCAAGCCCACCACCTTCGCCGCGGCCCTGAACACCGCAATGTCCGACGCCATGGAGCGTGAGGACTCGGTCTGCGTCTTCGGCGAGGACGTGGGCACCCTCGGCGGCGTCTTCCGCATCACCGATGGGCTGACCCAGCGCTTCGGAAAGGGCCGCTGCTTCGACACTCCCCTGGCGGAGTCCGGCATCGCCGGCATGGCCATGGGCATGGCGATGAACGGCATGCGTCCGGTCATCGAGATGCAGTTCGACGCCTTCGCCTACCCGGCGCTGGAACAGATCTTCAGCCACGTCGCCAAGACCGCGAACCGCTCCCGCGGACGGGTCCGCCTGCCCATGGTCATCCGGATCCCCTACGGCGGCGGAGTCGGCGGGGTCGAGCATCACTGCGACTCCTCCGAGGCCTACTACGCCCACACACCCGGGCTGAAGATCTATACCCCGGCCACGGTCACCGACGCCTACCTGATGCTGCGCGAGGCCATCGACTCCCCGGACCCGGTGGTCTTCTTCGAACCGAAGAAGCTCTACTGGACCAAGGAGACCGTGGACCTCAGCGCGCTGCGCACCCAGTACGAGTCCTCCGCCGCAGACACCGCCGCACCTGCGGCGGGAGTCGGAGCTGAGGGCCGCGCCGTCGTCGCTCGTGAAGGCACCGACGTCTCCTTCATCAGCTACGGGCCCAGCGTGTCCACTGCGCTGAAGGCCGCCGATGCCGCTGCAGAGGACGGGATCTCCGCGGAGGTCCTGGATCTGCGCAGCATCGTCCCCTTCGACGACGCCGCTCTGGCCGCCACGGTGGAGAAGACCGGGCGTGCCATTGTGATCGCCGAGGCGCAGGGCTTCGTCTCCGTGGCCTCCGAGATCGTGGCGCGGATCCAGGAGCGCAGCTTCCATTCGCTCTGCTCCCCGGTGAAGCGCGTGACCGGCTTCGACATTCCGTATCCATCGCCGAAGCTCGAGGAGCACCACCTTCCCAGCGTGGACCGCATCCTGGACGCCCTCGACGAGCTGCAGTGGGAGGACTGA
- a CDS encoding Lrp/AsnC family transcriptional regulator — translation MGEAQDGAAGREISLDSVDHRILHALSVDARQSVSAIAAALHLSRANAYERISRLRRAGVLKGYTAVIDPRAAGMATAAYVFLTLKQDDWEVLRRALADEPAVRHLALVGGQYDAVLLVRTRTVEELRRVIFERIQSLACVQSSQTALIFDDHTEQEHPMPRRL, via the coding sequence ATGGGCGAGGCACAAGACGGAGCGGCAGGACGGGAGATCTCCCTGGACTCGGTGGATCATCGGATCCTGCATGCGCTCAGCGTCGACGCCCGCCAGTCGGTCTCCGCCATAGCCGCCGCGCTGCACCTCTCCCGCGCCAACGCCTATGAGCGGATCTCCCGACTGCGCCGGGCCGGAGTCCTGAAGGGCTACACGGCGGTGATCGATCCGCGGGCCGCCGGAATGGCCACCGCCGCCTACGTCTTTCTCACGCTGAAGCAGGATGACTGGGAGGTGCTGCGCCGGGCGCTCGCCGATGAGCCCGCCGTGCGACATCTGGCCCTGGTGGGCGGGCAGTACGACGCGGTGCTGCTGGTTCGCACCCGGACGGTGGAGGAGCTGCGCCGCGTGATCTTCGAGCGGATCCAGTCCCTGGCCTGCGTGCAGTCCTCCCAGACGGCGCTGATCTTCGACGACCACACCGAACAGGAACACCCGATGCCAAGGAGACTGTGA
- a CDS encoding MDR family oxidoreductase: protein MTFRAALIEQTVTGGRVQDHRAELADLDDDFLAGSGGDSPVDIDVLYSGINYKDGLALAGKPGVARTSPLVPGIDLVGEVRTSADARFSPGDAVVLTGGGIGESAHGGLAQRARVSAEYLVKLPEGLTPGRAAAIGTAGFTAMLSVLALERGGVQTDAGRVVVTGSAGGVGSVAIAVLAKLGFEVTAVTGRADTQGDYLHRLGATELLDRQEFAETGAPLQKRRWAGGVDSVGSATLANVLAQTDDGGTVTSCGLAQGHDLPTTVMPFILRGVTLAGINSVTAPRALREEAWARLAGDLPVELLDEMTQEIALGEVFAQAEKILAGQVRGRTVVNLAS, encoded by the coding sequence ATGACGTTTCGTGCAGCACTGATCGAACAGACCGTGACCGGGGGGCGCGTCCAGGACCACCGGGCCGAGCTCGCTGATCTGGACGATGACTTCCTCGCCGGCTCCGGGGGAGACTCCCCGGTGGACATCGACGTCCTGTACTCCGGGATCAACTACAAGGACGGGCTGGCCCTGGCCGGAAAGCCCGGCGTCGCCCGGACCTCCCCGCTGGTCCCCGGCATCGACCTGGTCGGGGAGGTGAGAACCTCGGCTGATGCGCGGTTCAGCCCCGGCGATGCGGTGGTGCTCACCGGCGGAGGAATCGGTGAGTCGGCCCACGGGGGACTCGCGCAGCGCGCCCGCGTCTCGGCGGAATACCTGGTGAAGCTCCCTGAGGGGCTGACCCCGGGTCGCGCCGCGGCGATCGGCACGGCAGGCTTCACGGCCATGCTCTCGGTGCTCGCGCTGGAGCGCGGCGGGGTGCAGACGGATGCGGGCCGCGTCGTCGTCACCGGCTCCGCAGGGGGAGTCGGTTCGGTGGCCATCGCCGTGCTGGCGAAGCTCGGCTTCGAGGTGACCGCGGTGACCGGCCGCGCAGACACTCAGGGCGACTACCTGCACCGCCTCGGGGCCACCGAGCTGCTGGACCGGCAGGAGTTCGCCGAGACCGGGGCTCCGCTGCAGAAGCGCCGCTGGGCGGGCGGGGTCGACTCAGTCGGCTCGGCGACCTTGGCGAACGTCCTGGCCCAGACCGACGACGGCGGCACGGTGACCAGCTGCGGACTCGCCCAGGGCCACGATCTTCCCACCACGGTGATGCCGTTCATCCTGCGCGGAGTCACCCTCGCGGGAATCAACTCCGTCACCGCGCCGCGGGCGCTGCGCGAGGAGGCCTGGGCGCGCCTGGCCGGCGATCTGCCGGTGGAGCTGCTCGACGAGATGACCCAGGAGATCGCCCTCGGCGAGGTCTTCGCGCAGGCCGAGAAGATTCTCGCGGGCCAGGTCCGCGGGCGCACCGTGGTGAACCTGGCCTCCTGA
- the pdhA gene encoding pyruvate dehydrogenase (acetyl-transferring) E1 component subunit alpha — translation MTSETTQGATEQGSRIRDTSSSFGITPEQYMLPAAQQIRMLGPDGKLIPEEEQGTSPGHEYPIPEDDALLAAYEALVVGRRVNDQNYALVRQGRLAVYPSSHGQEACQVGAALALGDGDWMFPTYRDTVATISRGVDPLEVMVSFRGDWHCGYDPLQYKISAMSTPLTTQLLHAVGVAHAAKLRGEDTVVLAMCGDGATSEGDFHEALNFAAVFEVPVVFFVQNNGYAISVPLSHQTAAPSLAHKAIGYGMAGEQVDGNDMVAVLATLRRAVDLARRNSMPLLLEAITYRMQAHTNADDDSRYRESDEVEQWKQRDPLQRMRTFLTDRGVLDEGAESRISGKAEEVAAALRLAMTTEPAMDPLEIFDHVYSAPTSQLREQRAKLADELERSQEG, via the coding sequence ATGACCAGCGAGACCACCCAGGGGGCCACCGAGCAGGGCTCCCGCATCCGGGACACGAGCAGCAGCTTCGGGATCACCCCGGAGCAGTACATGCTCCCCGCCGCCCAGCAGATCCGCATGCTCGGCCCCGACGGGAAGCTGATTCCCGAGGAGGAGCAGGGCACGAGCCCGGGACACGAGTACCCGATCCCCGAGGACGACGCGCTGCTGGCCGCCTATGAGGCGCTGGTCGTGGGCCGCCGGGTCAACGATCAGAACTACGCCCTGGTCCGCCAGGGCCGGCTCGCGGTCTACCCCTCCTCGCACGGGCAGGAGGCCTGCCAGGTCGGTGCCGCGCTCGCGCTGGGCGACGGGGACTGGATGTTCCCCACCTACCGCGACACCGTGGCCACCATCAGCCGCGGCGTCGACCCCCTTGAGGTCATGGTCTCCTTCCGCGGGGACTGGCACTGCGGCTATGACCCGCTGCAGTACAAGATCTCGGCGATGTCGACCCCGCTGACCACCCAGCTGCTCCACGCCGTGGGCGTCGCCCATGCCGCCAAGCTCCGCGGGGAGGACACCGTCGTGCTGGCCATGTGCGGCGACGGCGCCACCAGCGAGGGCGACTTCCATGAGGCGCTGAACTTCGCCGCCGTCTTCGAGGTCCCGGTGGTCTTCTTCGTGCAGAACAACGGCTACGCCATCTCGGTGCCGCTCTCCCATCAGACCGCCGCCCCCTCGCTGGCCCACAAGGCCATCGGCTACGGGATGGCCGGGGAGCAGGTGGACGGTAATGACATGGTGGCCGTGCTGGCCACGCTGCGCCGCGCCGTCGATCTGGCCCGCAGGAACTCGATGCCGTTGCTGCTGGAGGCCATCACCTACCGCATGCAGGCCCACACCAACGCCGACGACGACTCCCGCTACCGCGAGTCTGACGAGGTCGAGCAGTGGAAGCAGCGCGATCCGCTCCAGCGCATGCGCACCTTCCTCACCGACCGCGGAGTGCTCGACGAGGGCGCCGAATCCCGCATCAGCGGCAAGGCCGAGGAGGTCGCCGCCGCCCTGCGCCTGGCCATGACCACCGAACCGGCCATGGACCCGCTGGAGATCTTCGACCACGTCTATTCCGCTCCGACCTCCCAGCTGCGTGAACAGCGCGCCAAGCTGGCCGACGAGCTCGAGCGAAGCCAGGAGGGCTGA
- a CDS encoding LTA synthase family protein produces MSKSRASGERDVGRSPRILHVARTLGRVLGRLIVFLLVWVGLALLTAAVLIRIFWGQITVGQLLLNLVSVETAGGGGSVVWICILGIGVAPLLITAGLALWQARRRRRRSQNADESLPQRPPWIARTASAVLAFTVVIGGTASFAGAVSLGDYLEGASSRYELDDYYVEPTVTGDEDRRNLVLIYLESGEATLGDEKLFEKDIFAPLEEVTRAEDGWQTVEGLRQYEGGGWTMAGLTSTQCGVPLGGLISAASSVDLNELRVGDETYLAGTTCLGDVLEERGYTSVFLGGANPSFAAKDSLLSSHGYSEVKGLSDWIEAGEPKSSFRSDWGLSDERLMAHAKEELDALHAEAERTGEPFNLSVLTLDTHEPVHVHDYCPVDTEDEATSVFGCSMKQVAGFVDHMEKQGHLEDTAVVIMGDHLKPADAGDAFHAELDANGDRTIFNRIWVPGEKTDRELRAGVDQLSMYPTILEAAGLTLEDGEAGVGVSAFATEVPAGSAQSLAPEDYTELLKSRSAEFYAEAWTGHAAAE; encoded by the coding sequence GTGAGCAAGAGTCGCGCATCGGGAGAGCGAGACGTCGGACGGTCTCCGCGGATTCTCCATGTGGCTCGAACCCTCGGCCGCGTCCTGGGGCGCCTCATCGTCTTTCTCCTGGTCTGGGTTGGGCTCGCGCTGCTGACCGCCGCCGTCCTGATTCGCATCTTCTGGGGGCAGATCACGGTCGGCCAGCTGCTCCTGAATCTCGTCTCCGTGGAGACTGCAGGCGGGGGTGGGTCCGTGGTCTGGATCTGCATCCTGGGGATCGGCGTGGCACCCCTGCTGATCACCGCCGGACTGGCTCTCTGGCAGGCACGGCGGCGCCGCAGGCGCAGCCAGAACGCGGACGAATCCCTGCCGCAGCGTCCGCCGTGGATCGCGCGCACAGCCTCGGCCGTGCTGGCGTTCACGGTGGTCATCGGGGGGACGGCTTCCTTCGCCGGCGCGGTGAGTCTGGGGGACTACCTCGAAGGGGCCAGCTCCCGGTACGAGCTCGACGACTACTATGTCGAGCCCACCGTCACCGGTGATGAGGATCGCCGGAACCTGGTCCTGATCTATCTCGAGTCCGGAGAGGCCACCCTCGGAGACGAGAAGCTCTTCGAGAAGGACATCTTCGCTCCGCTGGAGGAGGTCACTCGGGCGGAAGACGGCTGGCAGACCGTGGAGGGCCTGCGGCAGTACGAGGGGGGCGGCTGGACCATGGCCGGCCTCACCTCGACACAGTGCGGGGTCCCCCTCGGGGGGCTCATCTCCGCCGCGAGCAGCGTGGACCTCAACGAGCTGCGCGTGGGTGACGAGACGTACCTGGCGGGAACCACCTGCCTCGGTGATGTCCTGGAAGAGCGCGGCTACACCAGCGTATTCCTCGGCGGCGCGAACCCGTCCTTCGCCGCGAAGGACAGCCTGCTCAGCAGCCACGGCTACTCGGAGGTCAAAGGTCTCTCCGACTGGATCGAGGCAGGTGAACCGAAGAGCAGCTTCCGCAGCGACTGGGGCCTGAGCGACGAGCGTCTGATGGCCCACGCCAAGGAAGAGCTCGATGCGCTGCACGCTGAGGCGGAGCGGACCGGAGAGCCGTTCAACCTCTCCGTGCTGACGCTGGACACGCACGAGCCGGTGCATGTCCACGACTACTGCCCGGTGGACACTGAGGACGAGGCCACCTCGGTGTTCGGCTGCTCCATGAAACAGGTGGCCGGATTCGTAGACCATATGGAGAAGCAGGGACACCTCGAGGACACCGCCGTGGTGATCATGGGGGATCACCTCAAGCCCGCCGACGCGGGCGACGCCTTCCATGCTGAGCTGGACGCGAACGGCGACCGCACCATCTTCAATCGGATCTGGGTCCCGGGCGAGAAGACTGATCGTGAGCTGCGCGCCGGGGTGGACCAGCTGAGCATGTACCCGACGATCCTGGAGGCCGCCGGGCTCACCCTGGAGGATGGCGAGGCGGGGGTGGGGGTGTCCGCCTTCGCCACGGAGGTGCCCGCTGGTTCAGCCCAGTCCCTGGCGCCGGAGGACTATACGGAGCTGCTGAAGTCGCGCTCTGCCGAGTTCTACGCAGAGGCCTGGACCGGCCACGCTGCGGCCGAGTAG
- a CDS encoding urea carboxylase-associated family protein, with amino-acid sequence MSADRPGRRTYVQPAAYQSLPGGPLDPDRGFYAEVAAAPRTLTRQFEVPVRPGQAWEVSAGSIVRISAVDGPQVGDLNLWNLHDPQERFWAARTRQLQRASMTTYDRFWSTLPNLRPMATVVGDSLAGHPDAEVIHDLLGTRCDPYVNRMLTGVDFDRHCHSNLTRAVRDHGLKESDIHDVLNVFQLAGLNENREYFMDTCPTQPGDHFEFFAEIDLLCALSTCPGGDLSLRMWGPEAATPEEQLQHCHPLGVEIFSVDAQALRGWRQPETAAYRSVEGR; translated from the coding sequence ATGAGCGCAGACCGCCCAGGACGTCGCACCTACGTGCAGCCGGCGGCCTATCAGTCGCTTCCCGGTGGGCCGCTGGACCCTGATCGGGGCTTCTACGCCGAGGTGGCCGCGGCTCCGCGGACGCTGACCCGCCAGTTCGAGGTGCCGGTCCGCCCCGGTCAGGCGTGGGAGGTCAGCGCCGGTTCGATCGTGCGGATCAGCGCCGTCGACGGGCCCCAGGTCGGGGACCTGAACCTGTGGAATCTGCACGACCCTCAGGAACGATTCTGGGCCGCACGGACGCGGCAGCTGCAGCGCGCATCGATGACCACCTACGACCGCTTCTGGTCCACACTGCCTAATCTTCGGCCCATGGCCACCGTGGTCGGAGACTCTCTGGCCGGTCACCCGGATGCCGAGGTCATCCACGATCTCCTGGGAACGCGCTGCGACCCCTATGTGAATCGCATGCTGACCGGGGTGGACTTTGACCGGCACTGCCACTCGAACCTGACCCGGGCGGTCCGGGACCACGGCCTGAAGGAGTCAGACATCCACGACGTGCTCAACGTCTTCCAGCTCGCCGGTCTGAACGAGAACCGCGAGTACTTCATGGACACCTGCCCCACCCAGCCGGGAGACCACTTCGAGTTCTTCGCCGAGATCGATCTGCTCTGCGCGCTCTCCACCTGCCCCGGCGGGGATCTCTCGCTGCGCATGTGGGGACCCGAGGCGGCGACCCCCGAGGAGCAGCTGCAGCACTGCCACCCACTGGGCGTCGAGATCTTCTCAGTCGATGCCCAGGCGCTCCGCGGCTGGCGCCAGCCGGAGACTGCGGCGTACCGCAGCGTCGAGGGACGCTGA
- a CDS encoding dihydrolipoamide acetyltransferase family protein yields MTTFNLPDLGEGLTEATLLSWLVAEGEVIVVDQPIAEVETAKSAIEVPSPYAGVVTTLHGAVGETMIVDEPLITVDAEGESNDSDGTGSASQGTAPEGAGALSYREEERAGSVPATGAVSDPEEAPADDAEDEGSGNVLIGYGTSTSSKTRRRRRRGGAAGERERGAAAAGPRGAPAPVPAAAEQKAPRVSSPLVRRLARDHSLSLTELSGSGPDGMILRADVLAAIESSSARSSAAESAVPQRETAIGADSSAGTARSAPASAAPAPSPTTSGGSSNAAAPGGLQVRERVLMSGMRKAVATTLSRSRREIPEATVWQDVDMTEVLALRARLKEQAARDGSSAPSLLALLSRFVLAGLARYPDLATRLQEREDGSQEIVHFDGVNLGFAAQTPSGLVVPVIRHAERLSARGLHAEIARLVGEAREGSISGKELTGGTFTVNNYGVFGSDGATPIINHPEVGILGIGRILDRAWAVDGELAVRKVATLTIAFDHRVCDGGTAGGFLNFVATCLEDPSSALADL; encoded by the coding sequence ATGACCACATTCAACCTGCCCGATCTGGGCGAAGGACTGACCGAGGCGACGCTGCTGAGCTGGCTGGTGGCCGAGGGCGAGGTGATCGTGGTGGATCAGCCCATCGCCGAGGTGGAGACTGCCAAATCTGCGATCGAGGTCCCCTCCCCCTATGCCGGAGTGGTCACCACACTGCACGGCGCCGTGGGCGAGACCATGATCGTTGACGAGCCGCTGATCACCGTGGACGCAGAGGGCGAGAGCAACGACTCAGACGGCACCGGCTCTGCCTCCCAGGGCACAGCTCCTGAGGGTGCCGGAGCCCTGAGCTACCGCGAGGAGGAGCGCGCCGGCTCGGTGCCCGCCACCGGCGCCGTCTCAGACCCTGAAGAGGCCCCGGCGGATGATGCTGAGGACGAGGGCTCGGGCAACGTCCTGATCGGCTACGGCACCTCCACCTCTTCCAAGACTCGACGACGCCGGCGGCGCGGCGGCGCAGCGGGTGAGCGCGAGCGCGGCGCCGCAGCCGCTGGGCCGCGCGGTGCCCCAGCCCCGGTCCCTGCCGCGGCGGAGCAGAAGGCCCCCCGGGTGTCCTCCCCACTGGTGCGTCGACTGGCGCGGGACCACTCACTGTCCCTGACCGAGCTCAGCGGGTCCGGCCCGGACGGGATGATCCTGCGTGCCGATGTGCTGGCAGCGATCGAGTCCTCCTCCGCCAGGTCCTCCGCCGCCGAGTCCGCCGTGCCGCAGCGGGAGACCGCGATCGGCGCAGACAGCTCCGCCGGGACAGCTCGCTCGGCACCCGCTTCGGCTGCGCCGGCACCTTCGCCGACGACCTCCGGCGGGTCCTCGAACGCGGCCGCCCCCGGCGGTCTTCAGGTGCGGGAACGCGTCCTGATGTCGGGGATGCGCAAGGCGGTGGCCACCACCCTGTCCCGCTCGCGCCGGGAGATCCCGGAGGCGACCGTGTGGCAGGACGTGGACATGACCGAGGTGCTCGCCCTGCGGGCCAGACTGAAGGAACAGGCCGCCAGGGACGGAAGCTCCGCCCCTTCGCTGCTGGCTCTGCTCAGCCGCTTCGTGCTGGCGGGGCTGGCCCGCTACCCGGATCTGGCCACCCGGCTTCAGGAGCGCGAGGACGGGAGTCAGGAGATCGTCCACTTCGACGGTGTCAACCTCGGGTTCGCGGCCCAGACCCCCTCGGGTCTGGTGGTCCCGGTGATCAGGCACGCCGAGCGGCTCTCCGCACGGGGACTGCATGCCGAGATCGCTCGGCTGGTGGGCGAGGCCCGCGAGGGTTCGATCTCCGGCAAGGAGCTCACCGGCGGCACCTTCACCGTGAACAACTACGGCGTCTTCGGCTCGGACGGGGCCACGCCCATCATCAACCACCCGGAGGTGGGGATCCTGGGCATCGGTCGCATCCTGGACCGGGCCTGGGCGGTGGACGGCGAGCTGGCGGTCCGCAAGGTCGCGACGCTGACCATCGCCTTCGACCACCGAGTGTGCGACGGCGGCACCGCCGGCGGATTCCTCAACTTCGTGGCCACCTGTCTGGAGGATCCGTCCTCCGCCCTGGCTGACCTCTGA
- the paaZ gene encoding phenylacetic acid degradation bifunctional protein PaaZ, with the protein MAATDTSAAPRLLPSYIQDSWWTPESPEKVSEILDASTSEPVCRVSTEGLDTGAAVAHARSAGQASLGQLTIHQRALRLKHLAAHLHEHREELYELSDRTGSTRRDHLIDVDGGIGTIRTFSSKGRKELPNANVIVDGQVEQLSRDGSFLGEHIYTRLSGVAVQINAFNFPVWGMLEKFAPSFIAGVPTIVKPASQTAYVTQACVRLMIESGLIPAGALQLISGSARDLLDHLDHRDHVAFTGSANTAQLLRSHDNVANQGVRFTSETDSLNAAILGPDAAPETVEFEAFIKSVTLEMTAKTGQKCTAIRRVIVPSAQVDPVVEALRARLESRVVLGDPRDADTTMGPLASLDQRDEVSRAVDKLVDAGGAVRVGGPDSGTGSADAALGAYFPATVLSFAEARTAEVHSVEAFGPVTSVLGYSDIDDAVDLAALGGGSLVATVCTHDPEIAAEFTRGIASHHGRVLFLDRDDAKTSTGHGSPLPHLVHGGPGRAGGGEELGGIRAVKHYMQRTAVQGSPDLLTGVTGVWHRGAKAVTATPETVAEGTAVHPFRKSLAELRIGDQFASGLRTVGLQDITDFAESTGDTFYAHTNEEAATANPFFPRRVAHGYLLVAWAAGLFVEPAPGPVLANTGLENLSFQTPVTYEDSIRVTLTAKQIIPRETDDYGEVRWDTVLHNQHDEIVATYDVLTRVAKENKPEWV; encoded by the coding sequence ATGGCTGCCACTGATACATCTGCGGCTCCCCGCCTGCTGCCCAGCTATATCCAGGACTCCTGGTGGACGCCGGAGTCCCCGGAGAAGGTCAGCGAGATCCTTGACGCCTCCACCTCGGAGCCCGTCTGCCGGGTCTCCACCGAGGGGCTGGACACCGGGGCCGCCGTCGCCCATGCCCGCTCCGCGGGACAGGCGAGCCTCGGACAGCTGACCATCCACCAGCGTGCGCTGCGGCTCAAGCACCTCGCCGCCCACCTTCACGAGCACCGCGAGGAGCTCTATGAGCTCTCCGACCGGACCGGCTCCACCCGCAGGGACCACCTGATCGACGTGGACGGCGGCATCGGCACCATCCGCACCTTCTCCTCCAAGGGCCGCAAGGAGCTGCCCAATGCCAATGTCATCGTCGACGGTCAGGTGGAGCAGCTCTCCCGGGACGGATCCTTCCTGGGTGAGCACATCTACACCCGGCTCAGCGGTGTCGCCGTGCAGATCAACGCCTTCAACTTCCCCGTCTGGGGCATGCTCGAAAAGTTCGCACCGAGCTTCATCGCCGGGGTGCCGACCATCGTGAAGCCCGCCTCGCAGACCGCCTATGTGACCCAGGCCTGCGTGCGGCTCATGATCGAGTCCGGCCTGATCCCCGCAGGTGCGCTGCAGCTGATCTCGGGATCGGCCCGTGACCTGTTGGATCACCTGGACCATCGCGATCACGTGGCCTTCACCGGCTCGGCGAACACGGCTCAGCTGCTGCGCTCCCATGACAATGTGGCGAACCAGGGTGTGCGCTTCACCAGCGAGACCGACTCGCTCAACGCCGCGATCCTCGGTCCCGATGCAGCACCGGAGACGGTGGAGTTCGAGGCCTTCATCAAGTCCGTGACCCTGGAGATGACGGCCAAGACCGGGCAGAAGTGCACCGCGATCCGCCGCGTCATCGTCCCCTCGGCCCAGGTCGATCCCGTGGTCGAGGCGCTGCGCGCCCGGCTCGAGTCCCGGGTGGTCCTCGGGGACCCGCGTGACGCTGACACCACGATGGGTCCGCTGGCATCCTTGGATCAGCGCGACGAAGTCTCCCGTGCCGTGGACAAGCTCGTCGACGCCGGCGGCGCCGTGCGAGTCGGCGGTCCCGACTCCGGCACCGGCTCGGCCGATGCCGCGCTCGGCGCGTACTTCCCGGCCACCGTGCTCTCCTTCGCCGAGGCCCGCACCGCCGAAGTCCACTCGGTGGAAGCCTTCGGGCCGGTCACGTCGGTGCTGGGCTACAGCGACATCGACGACGCCGTGGACCTCGCCGCCCTCGGCGGAGGTTCCCTGGTGGCGACCGTGTGCACTCACGACCCCGAGATCGCCGCCGAGTTCACCCGCGGCATCGCCTCCCACCACGGGCGCGTGCTCTTCCTCGACCGGGACGACGCCAAGACCTCCACGGGCCATGGCTCACCGCTGCCCCACCTGGTCCACGGCGGACCCGGGAGGGCCGGCGGCGGCGAGGAGCTCGGCGGCATCCGCGCGGTCAAGCATTATATGCAGCGCACCGCCGTCCAGGGCTCCCCGGACCTGCTCACCGGGGTCACCGGCGTCTGGCACCGCGGGGCCAAGGCCGTCACCGCGACCCCGGAGACCGTGGCCGAGGGCACAGCAGTGCACCCGTTCCGCAAGTCCCTGGCCGAGCTGCGCATCGGTGACCAGTTCGCCTCGGGACTGCGCACAGTGGGTCTGCAGGACATCACCGACTTTGCCGAGTCCACCGGTGACACCTTCTACGCGCACACGAACGAGGAGGCCGCCACCGCGAATCCCTTCTTCCCGCGGCGGGTGGCCCACGGCTATCTGCTGGTGGCCTGGGCCGCAGGACTCTTCGTGGAGCCGGCGCCAGGTCCCGTGCTGGCGAACACCGGCCTGGAGAACCTCTCCTTCCAGACCCCGGTGACCTACGAGGATTCGATCCGGGTCACGCTGACCGCGAAGCAGATCATTCCGCGCGAGACCGATGACTACGGCGAGGTCCGTTGGGACACGGTCCTGCACAACCAGCACGATGAGATCGTCGCGACCTACGATGTGCTCACCCGCGTCGCGAAGGAGAACAAGCCCGAGTGGGTCTGA
- a CDS encoding 3-hydroxyacyl-CoA dehydrogenase family protein, which yields MSTPQSATPPFPSTVGVLGGGRMGAGIAHAFLIAGAEEVVVVDVSEEAAQAAAGRIEADVAASLKRGKIHGELASFTSRLTTTADVTGFSRCGLVVEAVPEDMDLKVGSLRRAEAQLAPEAWLATNTSSLSITTLAEHLQRPERFCGLHFFNPVPASKLVEVVLAERTGEELAELSPRWVEALGKTPVVVKDAPGFASSRLGVAIGLEAIRMVEEGVAAPADIDNAMVLGYRFPIGPLALTDIVGLDVRLGIAEYLESQLGERFAPPQLMRDMVARGELGQKSGKGFYDYPEA from the coding sequence ATGAGCACCCCCCAGTCAGCCACGCCTCCCTTCCCCAGCACCGTCGGCGTGCTCGGCGGGGGTCGCATGGGGGCGGGCATCGCCCACGCATTCCTCATCGCCGGGGCCGAGGAGGTCGTCGTCGTCGATGTCTCCGAGGAGGCGGCGCAGGCCGCCGCCGGTCGCATCGAAGCCGATGTGGCAGCCTCGCTGAAACGCGGAAAGATCCACGGCGAGCTGGCCAGCTTCACGAGCCGACTGACCACCACAGCCGATGTCACCGGCTTCAGCCGCTGCGGACTGGTGGTCGAAGCGGTGCCCGAGGACATGGACCTGAAGGTGGGCTCGCTGCGCCGCGCCGAGGCCCAGCTTGCACCCGAGGCATGGCTGGCGACCAACACCTCCTCGTTGTCCATCACCACGCTCGCCGAGCATCTGCAGCGGCCCGAGAGGTTCTGCGGACTGCACTTCTTCAACCCGGTGCCCGCCTCGAAGCTCGTGGAGGTGGTGCTCGCCGAGCGGACCGGTGAGGAGCTGGCGGAGCTGAGCCCGCGGTGGGTCGAAGCCCTGGGCAAGACCCCCGTGGTCGTCAAGGACGCGCCGGGCTTCGCCTCCTCACGCCTGGGCGTGGCGATCGGACTCGAGGCCATCCGGATGGTGGAAGAGGGTGTGGCCGCGCCCGCAGACATCGACAATGCGATGGTGCTGGGCTACAGGTTCCCGATCGGGCCGCTGGCGCTGACCGACATCGTCGGTCTCGACGTGCGGCTCGGGATCGCCGAGTATCTCGAGTCCCAGCTGGGGGAGCGCTTCGCGCCGCCCCAGCTTATGCGGGACATGGTGGCGCGTGGGGAGCTGGGCCAGAAGTCCGGCAAGGGCTTCTACGACTACCCCGAGGCCTGA